One Coffea arabica cultivar ET-39 chromosome 5e, Coffea Arabica ET-39 HiFi, whole genome shotgun sequence DNA segment encodes these proteins:
- the LOC113688620 gene encoding uncharacterized protein isoform X1 yields the protein MMMALSIAAAVASPAHHPKQTLKPLKPLKPILGLPLRISSRLSVPKLHLSDHPFVPEVERAVDSLHSEFRAVDNLVARNTARVLKAFQNVRVGSHHFSSSTGYGHEEAGGREALDQVFAEIFGAESAIVRAQFFSGTHAITCALFAFLRPGDELLAVAGAPYDTLEEVIGIRDSHGVGSLKDFGIEYREVPLKEDGSLDWDALKLAVKSKTKCALIQRSCGYLWRHSLSVTEIGRAIDIIKVQNPNCLVMVDNCYGEFVENIEPPMVGADLIAGSLIKNPGGTIAPCGGYVAGKKKWVEAAAARLSAPGLGVDCGSTPGDIMRTFFQGLYLSPQMVGEAVKGSFLIAEVMTDKGYRVQPLSRIPRHDTVQAVQLGSRELLLAFCEAVQRSSPVGSFTRPVAGATPGYASEVIFADGTFVDGSTSELSCDGPLREPFCVFCQGGTHWTQWGLVLGEVLKLL from the exons ATGATGATGGCCTTATCCATTGCTGCTGCTGTTGCCTCCCCAGCTCATCATCCAAAGCAAACTCTAAAACCCCTTAAACCCCTTAAGCCCATACTTGGTCTTCCACTTCGCATAAGTAGCCGGCTCTCAGTTCCCAAGCTTCATCTTTCCGACCACCCCTTTGTCCCTGAG GTTGAAAGAGCAGTGGATTCGTTGCACTCGGAGTTCAGAGCTGTGGATAATCTGGTGGCCCGCAATACTGCTCGTGTTCTCAAGGCTTTTCAAAATGTCCGGGTCGGATCTCAT CACTTTAGTAGTAGCACTGGCTATGGACATGAAGAAGCTGGAGGACGTGAAGCCCTTGACCAAGTTTTTGCAGAAATTTTCGGTGCTGAATCTGCCATTGTTCGAGCACAG TTTTTCTCAGGTACCCATGCCATTACTTGTGCTTTGTTTGCCTTCCTGAGGCCTGGGGATGAG CTTCTAGCAGTTGCCGGTGCTCCTTATGATACATTAGAAGAAGTTATTGGAATCAGGGACTCTCATGGAGTGGGCTCTTTGAAAGATTTTGGAATAGAGTATAGAGAAGTCCCA CTTAAGGAGGATGGCAGCCTTGATTGGGATGCACTTAAGCTTGCTGTAAAATCGAAGACTAAATGTGCACTCATTCAGAGGTCGTGTGGTTACTTATGGCGTCACAGTTTGAGTGTTACTGAGATAGGAAGGGCCATAGACATTATCAAG GTGCAGAACCCTAACTGTTTGGTCATGGTTGATAATTGCTATGGTGAATTTGTGGAGAATATTGAACCTCCTATGGTT GGTGCAGATCTAATTGCTGggagtttgataaaaaatcctGGTGGAACAATCGCTCCTTGTGGTGGTTATGTTGCTGGTAAGAAGAAATGGGTGGAAGCAGCAGCAGCTCGTCTCTCAGCTCCAGGACTTGGTGTTGATTGTGGTTCAACACCTGGTGATATAATGCGAACTTTTTTTCAGGGTTTATATCTTTCACCTCAAATGGTTGGGGAAGCAGTTAAG GGAAGCTTTTTGATTGCTGAAGTCATGACAGATAAAGGATACAGGGTGCAGCCTCTTTCTCGGATTCCACGTCATGATACTGTGCAG GCTGTGCAACTTGGAAGCCGTGAACTTCTGCTTGCTTTCTGTGAAGCTGTGCAAAGAAGCTCTCCAGTAGGTTCCTTCACTCGGCCAGTTGCAGGAGCAACTCCCGGCTATGCGTCGGAG GTGATTTTTGCTGATGGGACGTTCGTTGATGGGAGCACAAGTGAACTCTCATGCGATGGGCCATTACGGGAGCCCTTCTGTGTTTTTTGTCAG GGTGGCACTCATTGGACACAATGGGGACTAGTTTTAGGGGAAGTTTTAAAACTTTTGTGA
- the LOC140006738 gene encoding uncharacterized protein, whose translation MVCFCFLVDQKRMVRRCKPVAGSCSRCGRGASVAEMRTSTRFCYIPFYWKSWKAIICSFCGAVLKSYR comes from the coding sequence ATGGTTTGCTTCTGCTTTTTGGTGGATCAGAAGAGGATGGTAAGGCGGTGCAAGCCGGTGGCAGGGTCGTGTTCGCGGTGCGGTCGCGGGGCAAGCGTGGCCGAAATGCGAACTTCCACGAGATTCTGTTAcattccattttattggaaatCTTGGAAGGCGATCATATGCAGCTTCTGTGGAGCCGTTCTCAAATCCTACAGATAA
- the LOC113688620 gene encoding uncharacterized protein isoform X2, which yields MMMALSIAAAVASPAHHPKQTLKPLKPLKPILGLPLRISSRLSVPKLHLSDHPFVPEVERAVDSLHSEFRAVDNLVARNTARVLKAFQNVRVGSHHFSSSTGYGHEEAGGREALDQVFAEIFGAESAIVRAQFFSGTHAITCALFAFLRPGDELLAVAGAPYDTLEEVIGIRDSHGVGSLKDFGIEYREVPLKEDGSLDWDALKLAVKSKTKCALIQRSCGYLWRHSLSVTEIGRAIDIIKVQNPNCLVMVDNCYGEFVENIEPPMVGADLIAGSLIKNPGGTIAPCGGYVAGKKKWVEAAAARLSAPGLGVDCGSTPGDIMRTFFQGLYLSPQMVGEAVKGSFLIAEVMTDKGYRVQPLSRIPRHDTVQI from the exons ATGATGATGGCCTTATCCATTGCTGCTGCTGTTGCCTCCCCAGCTCATCATCCAAAGCAAACTCTAAAACCCCTTAAACCCCTTAAGCCCATACTTGGTCTTCCACTTCGCATAAGTAGCCGGCTCTCAGTTCCCAAGCTTCATCTTTCCGACCACCCCTTTGTCCCTGAG GTTGAAAGAGCAGTGGATTCGTTGCACTCGGAGTTCAGAGCTGTGGATAATCTGGTGGCCCGCAATACTGCTCGTGTTCTCAAGGCTTTTCAAAATGTCCGGGTCGGATCTCAT CACTTTAGTAGTAGCACTGGCTATGGACATGAAGAAGCTGGAGGACGTGAAGCCCTTGACCAAGTTTTTGCAGAAATTTTCGGTGCTGAATCTGCCATTGTTCGAGCACAG TTTTTCTCAGGTACCCATGCCATTACTTGTGCTTTGTTTGCCTTCCTGAGGCCTGGGGATGAG CTTCTAGCAGTTGCCGGTGCTCCTTATGATACATTAGAAGAAGTTATTGGAATCAGGGACTCTCATGGAGTGGGCTCTTTGAAAGATTTTGGAATAGAGTATAGAGAAGTCCCA CTTAAGGAGGATGGCAGCCTTGATTGGGATGCACTTAAGCTTGCTGTAAAATCGAAGACTAAATGTGCACTCATTCAGAGGTCGTGTGGTTACTTATGGCGTCACAGTTTGAGTGTTACTGAGATAGGAAGGGCCATAGACATTATCAAG GTGCAGAACCCTAACTGTTTGGTCATGGTTGATAATTGCTATGGTGAATTTGTGGAGAATATTGAACCTCCTATGGTT GGTGCAGATCTAATTGCTGggagtttgataaaaaatcctGGTGGAACAATCGCTCCTTGTGGTGGTTATGTTGCTGGTAAGAAGAAATGGGTGGAAGCAGCAGCAGCTCGTCTCTCAGCTCCAGGACTTGGTGTTGATTGTGGTTCAACACCTGGTGATATAATGCGAACTTTTTTTCAGGGTTTATATCTTTCACCTCAAATGGTTGGGGAAGCAGTTAAG GGAAGCTTTTTGATTGCTGAAGTCATGACAGATAAAGGATACAGGGTGCAGCCTCTTTCTCGGATTCCACGTCATGATACTGTGCAG ATATGA
- the LOC113743474 gene encoding 3',5'-bisphosphate nucleotidase AHL, whose translation MEDDKYSLELNVAVRVVHMACSLCQKVQKGLLSSTSFVQFKSKEDNSPVTIADWSVQAMVSWILSEIFGSQNISIVAEEDVQTLSKPESAGLLEMVVNTVNECLSEAPRFGLKSPAQALGPSQVLEAIGRCNAAGGPLGKHWVLDPIDGTLGFLRGSQYAIALALIDNAEVVIGVLGCPNYPAKRNWLVKHEQQSHAVPELSVTNPGIWEEGCILYTRTGSGEAWMQPLVQGDKKLVWPNSARLVRVSSIQDPALATFCEPVEEANSNHSFTAGLAQAVGLRKKPLRVHSMVKYAAIARGDAEIFMKFARAGYKEKIWDHAAGVLLVQEAGGVVTDAGGRPLDFSKGMYLEGLDRGIVACSGVKLHEKIIGAVYASWDSSNL comes from the exons ATGGAGGACGATAAATACTCTCTGGAATTGAATGTGGCCGTGAGGGTGGTGCATATGGCATGCTCACTCTGTCAAAAAGTCCAAAAAGGATTGCTTTCTTCTACATCCTTCGTTCAATTCAAGTCTAAAGAGGATAATTCCCCTGTCACTATCGCTG ATTGGAGTGTACAAGCCATGGTAAGCTGGATCTTGTCAGAAATATTTGGGAGCCAGAACATCTCCATAGTTGCTGAAGAAGATGTTCAAACTCTTTCAAAGCCTGAATCAGCAGGTCTGTTGGAAATGGTTGTCAACACCGTGAATGAATGCCTAAGTGAAGCACCCAGATTTGGTCTTAAAAGCCCAGCTCAAGCTCTTGGGCCTTCACAAGTTCTTGAGGCAATTGGCAGGTGCAATGCAGCCGGAGGTCCTCTTGGTAAGCATTGGGTCCTTGATCCTATCGATGGAACGCTAGGATTTTTGCGTGGGAGCCAGTATGCTATTGCTCTTGCCTTGATTGATAATGCAGAAGTTGTTATTGGAGTTCTTGGGTGCCCTAATTACCCAGCTAAAAGAAACTGGCTTGTTAAACACGAGCAACAAAGTCATGCCGTGCCAGAATTGTCAGTGACTAACCCTGGTATATGGGAAGAAGGGTGTATCTTGTACACAAGGACAGGTAGTGGTGAAGCTTGGATGCAGCCACTTGTCCAGGGTGATAAAAAGCTTGTCTGGCCAAATTCTGCAAGATTAGTGCGAGTTTCTTCTATTCAGGATCCAGCACTGGCTACTTTCTGTGAGCCTGTGGAAGAAGCTAATTCAAATCATTCCTTCACAGCCGGACTTGCTCAAGCCGTTGGGCTAAG AAAGAAGCCGCTCCGTGTTCATAGCATGGTGAAATATGCAGCAATAGCTCGGGGAGATGCTGAGATTTTTATGAAGTTTGCCAGAGCGGGCTACAAGGAGAAGATATGGGATCATGCTGCTGGTGTTCTCCTTGTACAGGAGGCTGGTGGTGTGGTAACTGATGCAGGAGGGCGGCCACTGGACTTTTCGAAGGGAATGTACCTTGAAGGGCTTGATAGGGGTATAGTCGCTTGCTCCGGTGTAAAGCTGCATGAAAAAATTATTGGGGCTGTTTATGCTAGCTGGGACTCATCTAATCTATGA